The proteins below are encoded in one region of Qipengyuania sp. HL-TH1:
- a CDS encoding acetyl-CoA C-acetyltransferase translates to MPEAYIVEAVRTAGGRRGGRLAGVHPVDLAARSLDAIMERSGLEAKAVDDVVMGCVSQGGEQAMQVGRHAVLASKHLGEGVPAVTIDRQCGSSQQAIQFAAQAVMSGTQDVVIAAGVESMSRVPMGSTAMFHMKEGLGNYKSPGLEEKYPGIQWSQFMGAEMIAQKHGFSKDDLDRFALSSHQKAIEATKSGAFENEIVGVEIETPEGEECHTVDEGIRFDATLDSIAGVKLLSPEGKITAASSSQICDGSSAVLVVSEQALKDYGLTPLARIHNLTVTAGDPVIMLEEPLFATDRALQRAGMNIGDIDLYEVNEAFAPVPLAWLKHLDADPAKLNVNGGAIALGHPLGASGTKLMATLVHALKARGKKYGLQTMCEGGGVANVTIVEAL, encoded by the coding sequence ATGCCCGAAGCCTATATAGTCGAAGCCGTGCGGACCGCCGGTGGCCGCCGCGGTGGCCGCCTGGCCGGTGTGCACCCGGTCGATCTCGCCGCCAGGTCGCTCGATGCGATCATGGAGCGCAGCGGTCTCGAGGCCAAGGCGGTCGACGATGTGGTGATGGGCTGCGTCAGCCAGGGCGGCGAACAGGCCATGCAGGTCGGGCGCCACGCGGTGCTCGCCAGCAAGCATCTGGGCGAGGGCGTTCCCGCCGTCACCATCGACCGCCAGTGCGGCTCCAGCCAGCAGGCGATTCAGTTCGCCGCGCAGGCGGTGATGAGCGGCACGCAGGATGTTGTCATCGCCGCGGGTGTCGAGAGCATGAGCCGCGTGCCGATGGGCTCGACCGCGATGTTCCACATGAAGGAAGGGCTGGGTAACTACAAATCGCCCGGACTGGAGGAGAAATACCCCGGCATCCAGTGGAGCCAGTTCATGGGCGCGGAAATGATCGCGCAGAAGCACGGCTTCTCGAAGGATGACCTCGACCGCTTTGCGCTGTCGAGCCACCAGAAGGCGATCGAAGCGACCAAGTCGGGCGCCTTCGAAAACGAGATCGTCGGCGTCGAGATCGAAACCCCCGAAGGCGAGGAATGCCACACGGTCGACGAGGGCATCCGCTTCGACGCCACGCTGGACAGCATCGCCGGCGTCAAGCTGCTCAGCCCCGAAGGCAAGATCACCGCGGCCAGCAGCAGCCAGATCTGCGACGGGTCGAGCGCGGTGCTGGTGGTCAGCGAGCAGGCGCTGAAGGACTACGGCCTCACCCCGCTCGCGCGGATCCACAATCTGACCGTGACCGCGGGCGATCCGGTGATCATGCTCGAAGAACCGCTGTTCGCCACCGATCGTGCGCTCCAGCGCGCCGGCATGAACATCGGCGATATCGACCTGTATGAGGTCAACGAAGCCTTCGCCCCGGTTCCGCTGGCATGGCTCAAGCATCTTGACGCCGATCCCGCCAAGCTCAACGTCAATGGCGGCGCGATCGCGCTGGGCCATCCGCTCGGCGCATCGGGCACCAAGCTGATGGCCACGCTGGTCCACGCGCTCAAGGCGCGCGGCAAGAAATACGGCCTGCAGACGATGTGCGAAGGCGGCGGCGTCGCCAATGTCACCATCGTCGAGGCGCTTTAA
- a CDS encoding SDR family NAD(P)-dependent oxidoreductase — protein MEVSSKTPAVVTGGASGLGEATARALAAKGAKVAIFDMNEEKGEAVAKDIGGIFCKVNVTSDEDVDAGFAKAREAHGQERILVNCAGIGNAIKTASRDKQSGEIKHFPLSAFDFVIQVNLIGTFRCIAKSAAGMMTLDALSEDGDRGAIVNTASVAAEDGQMGQAAYSASKGGVVGMTLPIARDLMREGIRVNTILPGIFETPLMNAAPPQVKEALAASVPFPKRLGLPGEYAKLAMCMIETGYFNGEDVRLDGAIRMAPR, from the coding sequence ATGGAAGTAAGTAGCAAAACCCCCGCCGTCGTCACCGGCGGTGCATCGGGTCTCGGCGAAGCGACTGCGCGTGCGCTGGCCGCCAAGGGCGCCAAGGTCGCCATCTTCGACATGAACGAAGAGAAGGGCGAAGCGGTCGCCAAGGACATCGGCGGCATCTTCTGCAAGGTAAATGTGACCAGCGACGAAGACGTCGATGCGGGTTTTGCCAAGGCGCGCGAAGCGCATGGCCAGGAACGCATCCTCGTCAATTGCGCAGGCATCGGCAATGCGATCAAGACCGCCAGCCGCGACAAGCAGAGCGGCGAGATCAAGCATTTCCCGCTGTCGGCCTTCGATTTCGTCATCCAGGTCAATCTGATCGGCACCTTCCGCTGCATCGCCAAATCGGCGGCGGGCATGATGACGCTCGACGCGTTGAGCGAAGACGGGGATCGCGGCGCGATCGTCAACACCGCTTCGGTCGCGGCCGAAGACGGCCAGATGGGCCAGGCCGCTTATTCCGCGTCCAAGGGCGGCGTCGTCGGCATGACCCTGCCGATCGCGCGCGACCTGATGCGCGAAGGCATCCGCGTGAACACCATCCTGCCGGGCATTTTCGAAACCCCGCTGATGAATGCTGCGCCGCCGCAGGTGAAGGAAGCGCTTGCCGCATCGGTGCCGTTCCCCAAGCGTCTCGGCCTGCCAGGCGAATATGCCAAGCTCGCCATGTGCATGATCGAAACCGGCTATTTCAACGGCGAGGATGTGCGTCTCGATGGTGCCATCCGCATGGCGCCGCGGTGA
- a CDS encoding crotonase/enoyl-CoA hydratase family protein, giving the protein MSYTQIKLDIADGVATITLHRPEKMNAFTRVMMDEVIDAIDTTDADDSVRAVIVTGHGDRAFCAGADLTPEGGGHVFSDPNPVDDLSDERVRDGGGRLTLRLFNSKKPLIGACNGVAVGVGATMQLPFDIRLASDNARFGFVFARRGITPEAASSWFLPRLVGMQTALEWCMTGRIFDAGEALDRGLVRSVHPQGELMDAARGIAREIADNTSAVSVAMTRAMLWRLGAGGHPMDAHRIDSRAIYRLSRSEDAKEGIASFLEKRAPEYPDTVSGNMPDFYPWWDEPGYS; this is encoded by the coding sequence ATGTCCTACACGCAGATCAAGCTCGATATCGCCGACGGCGTTGCCACCATCACACTGCATCGCCCAGAGAAGATGAACGCTTTCACCCGCGTCATGATGGATGAAGTCATCGACGCGATCGACACCACCGATGCCGATGACAGCGTCCGCGCGGTGATCGTGACCGGGCATGGCGACCGGGCTTTCTGTGCCGGTGCCGACCTCACGCCCGAGGGCGGGGGACACGTCTTCTCCGATCCCAATCCGGTCGATGACCTGTCCGACGAACGCGTGCGTGATGGCGGCGGCCGGCTGACGCTGCGGCTGTTCAATTCGAAGAAACCGCTGATCGGGGCATGCAACGGCGTGGCCGTGGGGGTTGGTGCGACCATGCAGCTGCCGTTCGATATCCGGCTGGCGAGCGACAATGCGCGCTTCGGCTTCGTCTTCGCGCGGCGCGGGATCACGCCCGAAGCTGCCTCGAGCTGGTTCCTGCCGCGACTGGTCGGAATGCAGACCGCGCTCGAATGGTGCATGACGGGGCGGATATTCGATGCCGGCGAAGCGCTCGATCGCGGGCTGGTGCGCTCGGTTCATCCGCAGGGTGAACTGATGGACGCGGCTCGCGGCATTGCGCGCGAGATTGCCGACAACACTTCCGCGGTATCGGTGGCCATGACCCGCGCAATGCTCTGGCGGCTTGGCGCAGGCGGGCATCCGATGGATGCGCACCGGATCGACAGCCGCGCGATCTATCGCCTCAGCCGCAGCGAGGATGCGAAGGAAGGTATCGCCAGCTTCCTCGAAAAACGCGCGCCCGAATATCCCGATACGGTGAGCGGCAACATGCCCGATTTCTACCCGTGGTGGGACGAACCAGGCTACAGCTGA
- a CDS encoding MarR family winged helix-turn-helix transcriptional regulator produces MSRRQPAQRLAEFLPYQLSIASNAVSTRIAEQYRKRFALKTTEWRIMAVLGDHGALTQRQLSQQTLMDKVPVNRACKRLEERGLAQRSPNASDGRSHLLELTAEGRAVHAGIMPLALKIERQLFAVLSEDERASLLDMLARVRDQAGDFDAESLAD; encoded by the coding sequence ATGTCCAGACGCCAGCCCGCCCAACGCCTTGCAGAATTCCTGCCCTATCAACTGTCGATCGCCTCGAATGCGGTCTCGACCCGGATTGCCGAGCAGTATCGCAAGAGGTTCGCGCTCAAGACCACCGAATGGCGGATCATGGCGGTCCTGGGAGACCACGGCGCGCTGACGCAGCGGCAATTGTCGCAGCAGACGCTGATGGACAAGGTGCCCGTCAACCGCGCGTGTAAGCGGCTGGAGGAGCGCGGGCTGGCGCAGCGTTCGCCCAATGCGAGCGACGGGCGTTCGCATCTGCTCGAACTGACTGCGGAAGGGCGCGCGGTGCATGCGGGGATCATGCCGCTGGCGCTCAAGATTGAACGGCAGCTGTTCGCCGTGCTGAGCGAGGATGAGCGGGCCAGCCTGCTCGACATGCTCGCGCGGGTGCGCGACCAGGCGGGGGACTTCGACGCGGAAAGCCTGGCCGACTAG
- a CDS encoding type II secretion system F family protein gives MDPATGPTLLGFDIFVIGSILSGVAALAVLFAIYTAVTIKDPMSKRVKALEGRREELKMGLVTASAKKRQSLVRNSDTTDKIKDTLGSMKVLQQSQILTVQQKLAHAGIRNKELAIVVIGLRAVLPILLGGFAFVMLYLVEVYPDWEMKRVAALALAVFVGYKGPEIYLGNLAKKRSDAIRKGLPDALDLLVICAEAGLTVDAAFNRVAKELGRAYPELGDEFTLTAIELSFLNERRQAFNNLAYRVNLDAVKGVVTTMVQTERYGTPLASALRVLSAEFRNERMMRAEEKAARLPAIMTVPLIMFILPVLFIVILGPAACSIADAFSGGIG, from the coding sequence ATGGATCCCGCAACCGGCCCCACCCTCTTGGGCTTCGACATATTCGTGATCGGCTCGATCCTGTCCGGGGTCGCGGCGCTCGCAGTGCTGTTCGCAATCTACACCGCGGTCACGATCAAGGACCCGATGAGCAAGCGCGTGAAGGCCCTCGAAGGGCGCCGCGAAGAGCTCAAGATGGGCCTCGTCACCGCAAGCGCCAAGAAGCGCCAGAGCCTCGTTCGCAACAGCGACACGACCGACAAGATCAAGGACACGCTCGGCAGCATGAAAGTGCTGCAGCAGAGCCAGATCCTGACGGTCCAGCAGAAGCTCGCCCATGCCGGTATCCGCAACAAGGAGCTGGCGATCGTCGTCATCGGCCTGCGCGCCGTGCTGCCGATCCTCCTCGGCGGCTTCGCCTTCGTCATGCTGTATCTGGTCGAGGTCTATCCCGACTGGGAGATGAAGCGTGTGGCGGCGCTCGCCCTGGCCGTGTTCGTCGGCTACAAGGGTCCCGAAATCTACCTCGGCAATCTTGCCAAGAAACGCTCCGACGCGATCCGCAAGGGCCTGCCCGACGCGCTCGACCTGCTGGTGATTTGCGCCGAGGCCGGCCTGACCGTCGATGCCGCGTTCAACCGCGTCGCCAAGGAACTGGGCCGCGCCTATCCCGAGCTGGGCGACGAGTTCACCCTGACCGCGATCGAGCTGTCCTTCCTCAACGAACGGCGCCAGGCGTTCAACAACCTCGCCTATCGCGTCAATCTCGACGCGGTGAAGGGCGTGGTTACCACCATGGTCCAGACCGAACGCTACGGTACGCCGCTGGCCTCCGCGCTGCGTGTGCTGTCGGCCGAGTTCCGCAACGAGCGCATGATGCGCGCCGAGGAAAAGGCCGCCCGCCTGCCCGCGATCATGACCGTGCCGCTGATCATGTTCATCCTGCCGGTGCTGTTCATCGTCATTCTCGGCCCGGCAGCCTGTTCGATCGCCGACGCCTTCAGCGGCGGTATCGGCTAG
- a CDS encoding type II secretion system F family protein, which produces MNIFQLVLLAFGVLALLAIGYALFSGPNTAKASQRRLQQVRFRHSESTDTKVESQLKKAIAARRPKMRGVAGSSSRVEALAIRLDRTGKGWTLSQYAYASLGLGVAVALLMYLRSGSLAFSLGLGVLVGAGLPHFLVSRAIKKRTNAFNAKFPDAIELLVRGLRSGLPVTETLSVVSQEVPGPVGAEFKGIVERIKIGRTMEDSLQEAANRLEISEFNFFCITLAIQRETGGNLAETLSNLADVLRKRAQMKLKIKAMSSESKASAYIVGALPFIVFFMIWWINPTYIGGFFEDDRLIVTGLGGLVWMSIGAFIMAKMVSFEI; this is translated from the coding sequence ATGAACATCTTCCAGCTGGTGCTGTTGGCCTTCGGGGTCCTGGCTTTGCTGGCGATCGGCTACGCTTTGTTTTCCGGTCCGAACACGGCCAAGGCGAGCCAGCGCCGGCTCCAGCAGGTACGCTTCCGGCATTCGGAAAGCACCGACACCAAGGTCGAATCGCAGCTCAAGAAAGCCATTGCGGCGCGCAGGCCGAAGATGCGCGGCGTTGCCGGATCGTCTTCGCGCGTGGAGGCCCTGGCCATCCGGCTCGACCGGACCGGCAAGGGCTGGACGCTCAGCCAGTATGCCTATGCCTCGCTCGGTCTCGGGGTCGCGGTCGCGCTGCTGATGTATCTGCGCAGCGGATCGCTGGCTTTTTCGCTTGGTCTCGGCGTGCTGGTCGGCGCAGGCCTGCCGCACTTCCTTGTCAGCCGCGCGATCAAGAAGCGCACCAATGCCTTCAATGCCAAGTTTCCCGACGCCATCGAACTGCTCGTTCGCGGCCTGCGTTCGGGTCTGCCGGTAACCGAAACCCTGTCGGTGGTATCGCAGGAAGTCCCCGGCCCTGTCGGGGCGGAATTCAAGGGCATCGTCGAGCGCATCAAGATCGGCCGGACCATGGAGGATTCGCTCCAGGAAGCCGCCAACCGGCTCGAGATTTCCGAATTCAACTTCTTCTGCATCACGCTCGCCATCCAGCGCGAAACCGGCGGTAACCTCGCCGAGACGCTGTCGAACCTGGCGGACGTGTTGCGCAAGCGCGCGCAGATGAAGCTCAAGATCAAGGCGATGAGCTCCGAATCCAAGGCTTCGGCCTATATCGTCGGCGCGCTGCCCTTCATCGTGTTCTTCATGATCTGGTGGATCAATCCCACCTATATCGGCGGTTTCTTCGAAGATGACCGCCTGATCGTCACCGGCCTCGGCGGCCTCGTCTGGATGAGCATCGGCGCCTTTATCATGGCCAAGATGGTCAGCTTCGAAATCTGA
- a CDS encoding AAA family ATPase — translation MSASLKSSMAGNRDAFAAYICDETALDVLRPVVIELGWQPEKCNKGGLRNAIQSLSVAASPNILMVDLSESGDPLNDINALAEVCEPGTVVIAIGQVNDVRLYRDLLASGIHDYLLKPLSASAVRDSLNQAQAVFLAPRSGEDEGVKRHISAAVIGTRGGVGASTLVTSLAWIFSVDQRMPTALLDLDVHFGTGALALDLEPGRGLTDAIDNPGRIDGLFIERAMIRANENLAILSAEAPISQPLMTDGAAFLQLQEEFKHQFEMTVVDMPRNMMINFPHLLNDVNVVVLATEMSLASARDTIRILSWLKTHAPQAQPLIVANKVQPGVAEISKADFEASIERKIDVTIPFDQKAAANAAKLGKTFVDANAGAKATSAIKQLSSRIIGMGDEEAEKAAEAGAKKSLLGGLDFKNLLAKKKDPRTAVPAE, via the coding sequence TAAATCGAGCATGGCGGGCAACCGCGACGCCTTTGCCGCCTATATCTGCGACGAGACCGCCCTCGACGTGCTGCGTCCTGTGGTGATCGAACTCGGCTGGCAGCCCGAAAAATGCAACAAGGGCGGTCTGCGCAATGCGATCCAGTCGCTGTCGGTGGCGGCCAGCCCGAACATCCTCATGGTCGACCTGTCGGAAAGCGGCGACCCGCTGAACGACATCAACGCGCTGGCGGAAGTCTGCGAGCCGGGCACGGTGGTGATCGCCATCGGCCAGGTCAACGACGTCCGCCTTTACCGCGACCTGCTCGCGAGCGGCATCCACGACTATCTGCTCAAGCCGCTGTCGGCCAGCGCGGTGCGCGATTCGCTCAATCAGGCGCAAGCGGTGTTCCTGGCCCCGCGCAGCGGCGAGGACGAGGGCGTCAAGCGTCACATTTCGGCCGCCGTGATCGGTACGCGCGGCGGCGTGGGCGCATCGACGCTGGTGACCTCGCTGGCATGGATTTTCTCGGTCGACCAGCGCATGCCGACCGCCCTGCTCGACCTCGACGTGCATTTCGGGACCGGTGCGCTCGCGCTCGATCTCGAACCGGGCCGCGGCCTGACCGATGCGATCGACAACCCCGGCCGGATCGATGGCCTGTTCATCGAACGCGCCATGATCCGCGCCAACGAAAATCTCGCCATCCTGTCGGCGGAAGCGCCCATCAGCCAGCCGCTGATGACCGATGGCGCGGCTTTCCTGCAGTTGCAGGAGGAGTTCAAGCACCAGTTCGAAATGACCGTGGTCGACATGCCGCGCAACATGATGATCAATTTCCCGCACCTGCTCAACGACGTGAATGTCGTCGTGCTGGCCACGGAAATGTCGCTCGCTTCGGCGCGTGACACCATCCGCATCCTGTCGTGGCTCAAGACCCATGCTCCGCAAGCGCAGCCGCTGATCGTCGCCAACAAGGTGCAGCCGGGCGTCGCGGAAATCAGCAAGGCCGATTTCGAGGCCTCGATCGAACGCAAGATCGATGTGACGATACCGTTCGACCAGAAGGCGGCGGCCAATGCCGCCAAGCTGGGCAAGACCTTCGTCGATGCCAATGCCGGTGCCAAGGCCACCTCGGCGATCAAGCAGCTCTCTTCGCGCATCATCGGCATGGGCGACGAGGAAGCCGAGAAAGCCGCGGAAGCAGGGGCCAAGAAGTCGCTGCTCGGCGGGCTCGATTTCAAGAACCTGCTGGCGAAGAAGAAAGACCCGCGGACCGCAGTGCCCGCGGAATAA